The following are encoded together in the Mesoterricola sediminis genome:
- a CDS encoding alpha-2-macroglobulin family protein produces the protein MLRRILLAALLPALGIAGTRDARWNKVDKAIADSLPATAMAELEPIYQEAIREGAYAEAAEALCLRIALEDQRAGQGSAGRAARLQEVLPQTPEEMRPALDTVLAHWMWEYYQANRWSILVRRPLPEGVAGDLTTWDLPRLLAEVGRCFSQALASAARLQAIPASQYGELYQGGTVPDVYRPTLYDLLAQEALTFYTAAEQAGSPAGSAFRLEAEGPALDTVESFMAWRPAAADAGSTTFKAVRLLQDLLAFHAHDADPSAFADLDLQRLNFAGKAAEGEARVPRFKAALAHFADTWARHEISARALADLGNLLENEGASLEAQRAATRGLEAFPGTAGGNACHNVLQRVTQKALDLSTEQVWNAPWPTLEVTYRNLDHIHFRAIPVQVDPWMRSRDRLHTWFNPITDGGLLEGEPAKVWEADLPPAPDLRTHHQRLPVPQDLRPGLYLIEASPGPGFDAETPGKRVAVVWVSRLALVTLEGIETGGCDGLVLDAASGEPVPGAILRSWIIQAKGANLPGPVARTDKDGRFHISPGKSNGVGWLVLAEAGGHVVAGTPVSLGEFNEEAPTPRRQTILFTDRAMYRPGQTIAFKGICVEASQARDAIRTLPGLKVKVILQNVNREPVANRVFVTNSFGSFSGTFPAPQGGALGVMFLNAGSPEGSVSLRVEAYKRPKFTVAVDEPRAPVALGGKVHLLGRAKAFTGAPIGGARLTWRVERETNQPYLNRHGWPSQRQTIAQGVGTTEADGTFSIAFLANPGERLPHRIAPVFSFTLTVDVTDETGETRSESRTLRAGQTSLTASIEAPPWRTVQAPVGLQLRTASLDGDGRASEGRLTVRALMAPASVTRPDLDGQAVGAQDAVLKAWIAGPVVAAQDVHIGSTGALEVPVRLPVGAYRALLETQDDSARPVTAELSFLVLDPSGERFPAPVPDHFAASAATVQPGGTFTAVWGTGYAQGQAFVEVTARGRVLQRFWTPPGRTQARIIQPVTAALQGGFTVRTVFVRENRAYVHEQTVDVPWTDQRLEVTWEHFTSRLEPGRTETWTAVVRGPGGRKIPAEMAATLYDASLDDLVRHAWETDHGLLRTELPGGWIVFHNRSATFSIIDRTWTRADRPVQWIYRSLPTSISAGLWGGGGLQMLRRKVAGAVVEVAAATLRVDATTALTASNHSLEQVAALTPGVEAPPPPPPPPPPPPPPSHADLDRTVARKALEATAFFLPHLTTGPDGSIRMTFTVPETLTTWRFLGFAHDRRFRQGSLSGQAITTKDLMVESNAPRFLREGDTVEFPVKVTNRSAQPLTGQVRLGFTDARTGEARDHLLGLGTGSDQAFHLLPGTARTFSWRITVPAGCGSLTYKAVGATAGSSDGEEGPLPVLSRRVLISETMPLFIHGPGDGAFAFKPLLASALAPGLEHQSLTVDMMSRPAWSAVQALPYLMDFPHECSEQVFNRYYAHALARHLLDRDPRIREVFETWRAAPVQGGAPVPPPAWEAMILEEAPWTRQALDGSEARRRMGQQFEPRRLESGMAKAFQTLKDRQEADGRWPWFPGGGPNGFITRYVVAGFGRLRHLGAAPDLSLAMGALEGLDAAMDQKYQSLRDRDTYVPSAEDALYLYGRSFFLADRPIAAGHQQAVGFFLQRARSAWARIPMRQTLAHLALALNRFGASGSARDPVPAAILRSLKERSVETPGGGMAWNDPEPAWRWDAAPLESQALMIEAFDEVAHDAPAVEACRTWLLLQKQVQAWETTKATADAVYALLLRGADLLGGGAPVEVALDGKTLPIPAVEAGTGSWQVRIPGSAVKPGLGRVRVRKPDPGPAWGGLHWQYLQDVSQVGIHPEGPFQVRKALYVRVATPQGPVLKPVAGPVAVGDELVVRLEIRSDRDLDFVHLKDQRGSGTETADALSGFHVQGRLGFYRSLRDAATHFFFERLPKGVHVLEYAVRVQLRGTYPMGLATLTCMYAPAFSCHSDSLTLEVR, from the coding sequence ATGCTCCGCAGGATCCTCCTCGCAGCCCTGCTCCCGGCCCTCGGCATCGCCGGAACCCGGGACGCCCGCTGGAACAAAGTCGACAAGGCCATAGCCGACAGCCTCCCGGCCACCGCCATGGCCGAGTTGGAACCGATTTACCAGGAGGCCATCCGGGAAGGCGCCTATGCGGAGGCGGCCGAGGCCCTTTGCCTACGCATCGCATTGGAGGACCAGCGCGCTGGGCAAGGCTCCGCTGGAAGGGCCGCCAGGCTCCAGGAGGTCCTGCCCCAGACCCCGGAGGAGATGCGGCCCGCCCTCGATACGGTGCTCGCGCATTGGATGTGGGAATACTATCAGGCCAACCGCTGGTCCATCCTCGTGCGCAGGCCGCTCCCGGAGGGTGTCGCCGGGGATCTCACCACCTGGGACCTGCCCCGCCTCCTGGCGGAGGTCGGTCGCTGTTTCTCCCAAGCCCTGGCCTCGGCGGCGCGGCTCCAGGCGATTCCAGCCTCCCAATACGGCGAACTGTATCAAGGCGGCACGGTTCCGGACGTCTATCGGCCCACCCTCTACGACCTCCTGGCCCAGGAGGCGCTCACCTTCTACACCGCTGCTGAGCAGGCCGGCTCGCCGGCAGGATCCGCTTTCCGTCTGGAAGCGGAGGGCCCCGCCCTGGACACCGTGGAATCCTTCATGGCCTGGAGGCCAGCCGCGGCGGACGCGGGCTCCACGACCTTCAAGGCGGTCCGGCTCCTCCAGGATCTGTTGGCCTTCCACGCCCACGACGCGGACCCCTCCGCTTTCGCGGATCTCGATCTGCAGCGCCTGAATTTCGCAGGCAAGGCCGCCGAGGGTGAAGCACGGGTGCCGCGCTTCAAGGCGGCCTTGGCCCATTTCGCCGACACATGGGCCCGGCATGAAATTTCGGCGCGCGCCCTGGCGGACCTCGGAAACCTCCTCGAAAACGAGGGCGCTTCCCTCGAGGCCCAGCGCGCCGCCACCCGGGGCCTGGAAGCCTTCCCTGGGACGGCGGGCGGGAACGCCTGCCACAATGTCCTCCAGCGCGTCACCCAGAAGGCCCTGGACCTCTCGACGGAGCAGGTCTGGAACGCGCCCTGGCCGACTCTGGAGGTCACCTACCGGAATCTGGACCACATCCATTTCCGGGCCATTCCCGTTCAGGTCGACCCCTGGATGCGTTCCCGCGACCGGCTCCACACCTGGTTCAACCCGATCACCGATGGCGGTCTGCTGGAAGGCGAGCCGGCCAAGGTCTGGGAGGCGGATCTGCCCCCCGCCCCGGATCTCCGGACCCACCACCAACGCCTGCCTGTCCCCCAGGATCTCCGGCCAGGCCTCTACCTGATCGAGGCGAGCCCCGGCCCGGGCTTCGATGCTGAGACCCCGGGAAAGCGGGTCGCCGTCGTCTGGGTGAGCCGCCTGGCCCTGGTGACCCTGGAAGGCATAGAGACAGGCGGATGCGATGGACTTGTCCTGGACGCTGCTTCAGGTGAACCCGTACCCGGGGCCATCCTCAGGTCCTGGATCATCCAGGCCAAGGGCGCGAATCTGCCCGGGCCCGTCGCTCGCACGGACAAGGACGGCCGTTTCCATATTTCGCCAGGGAAATCCAATGGCGTTGGGTGGCTGGTGCTGGCAGAGGCCGGCGGCCACGTGGTCGCAGGAACTCCGGTCAGTTTGGGTGAGTTCAATGAGGAGGCGCCGACTCCCCGGCGACAGACCATCCTCTTCACGGACCGCGCCATGTACCGCCCAGGCCAGACCATCGCCTTCAAGGGCATCTGCGTCGAGGCATCCCAGGCGCGGGATGCGATTCGCACCCTGCCAGGGCTGAAGGTGAAGGTCATCCTCCAGAATGTCAACCGAGAACCCGTGGCCAATCGGGTCTTCGTCACCAACAGTTTCGGTTCCTTCAGCGGGACCTTCCCGGCCCCCCAGGGCGGCGCCCTGGGGGTCATGTTCCTCAATGCCGGCTCGCCGGAGGGGTCCGTGTCCCTGCGGGTGGAAGCCTACAAACGGCCCAAATTCACCGTGGCCGTGGATGAGCCCAGGGCGCCCGTGGCCCTTGGCGGGAAAGTCCACCTCCTGGGGCGGGCCAAGGCCTTCACGGGCGCCCCCATTGGTGGCGCCCGACTCACCTGGCGGGTGGAGCGGGAGACCAACCAGCCCTACCTGAATCGGCACGGCTGGCCCTCGCAGAGGCAAACGATCGCCCAAGGTGTGGGCACCACGGAGGCGGACGGCACCTTCAGCATCGCCTTTCTGGCCAACCCCGGCGAGCGCCTTCCCCACCGGATAGCCCCTGTGTTCTCGTTCACCCTGACCGTCGATGTCACGGACGAAACAGGTGAGACCCGGTCCGAGTCAAGGACGCTGCGGGCGGGACAGACCTCGCTCACAGCTTCGATCGAGGCGCCCCCATGGCGTACGGTCCAAGCTCCCGTGGGCCTCCAACTCCGCACGGCCTCTCTCGACGGTGACGGCCGGGCCTCGGAAGGGAGGCTGACGGTGCGGGCCCTGATGGCCCCCGCCTCCGTGACCCGGCCGGACCTCGACGGGCAAGCCGTCGGGGCCCAGGACGCGGTTCTCAAGGCATGGATCGCGGGGCCCGTGGTCGCGGCGCAGGACGTCCACATCGGCTCCACCGGCGCCCTGGAGGTGCCTGTGCGGCTCCCGGTGGGCGCCTACCGCGCCCTCCTGGAGACCCAGGATGATTCAGCACGGCCCGTCACGGCTGAACTGAGCTTCCTCGTGCTGGATCCCTCCGGGGAGCGCTTCCCTGCTCCAGTCCCGGATCATTTTGCCGCTTCGGCCGCGACCGTCCAACCGGGAGGCACCTTTACGGCCGTCTGGGGCACCGGCTATGCCCAGGGACAGGCCTTCGTGGAGGTGACGGCCCGTGGGAGGGTGCTGCAACGCTTCTGGACGCCGCCCGGCAGGACCCAGGCGCGCATCATCCAGCCGGTGACCGCCGCGCTCCAGGGCGGTTTCACGGTGCGGACCGTCTTCGTGCGGGAAAACCGGGCCTATGTCCATGAGCAGACGGTGGATGTTCCCTGGACAGACCAGCGCCTCGAGGTGACGTGGGAGCACTTCACGTCCCGGCTCGAACCCGGCCGGACCGAAACCTGGACCGCGGTGGTCAGGGGCCCCGGCGGCAGGAAGATCCCTGCAGAAATGGCCGCCACCCTTTACGACGCCTCCCTGGATGACCTGGTGAGGCACGCCTGGGAGACGGACCATGGACTCCTCCGGACCGAGCTCCCGGGCGGTTGGATTGTCTTCCATAATCGGTCCGCGACCTTCAGCATCATCGACAGGACCTGGACCCGCGCGGACCGGCCCGTGCAGTGGATCTACCGCAGCCTGCCGACCTCCATCTCGGCCGGCCTCTGGGGGGGAGGAGGCCTCCAAATGCTCCGCAGGAAGGTGGCAGGCGCCGTCGTGGAGGTGGCGGCGGCTACTCTCCGCGTCGACGCCACGACGGCCTTGACCGCCAGCAACCATTCCCTGGAACAAGTGGCCGCCCTCACCCCAGGCGTTGAAGCCCCTCCGCCTCCGCCTCCACCTCCACCTCCACCTCCACCTCCGTCGCACGCGGACCTGGACCGGACAGTGGCCCGGAAGGCCCTGGAGGCGACGGCGTTCTTCCTTCCCCACCTGACAACCGGCCCGGACGGGTCCATCCGGATGACCTTCACCGTGCCGGAGACCCTGACCACCTGGCGGTTCCTTGGGTTCGCCCACGACAGGCGCTTCCGCCAGGGTTCCCTTTCTGGCCAGGCCATCACCACCAAGGATCTCATGGTGGAATCCAATGCTCCGCGCTTCCTGCGGGAGGGGGACACGGTCGAATTTCCCGTCAAAGTTACCAACCGGTCCGCCCAGCCGCTGACGGGTCAGGTCCGGCTGGGCTTCACGGACGCCCGCACCGGCGAAGCGAGGGATCACCTCCTCGGCCTCGGGACCGGCTCGGACCAGGCATTCCACCTCCTGCCAGGAACCGCTCGAACCTTCTCGTGGAGGATCACGGTTCCCGCAGGATGCGGGTCCCTGACCTACAAGGCCGTGGGTGCCACGGCCGGCAGCAGCGACGGCGAGGAGGGCCCCCTGCCAGTCCTGAGCCGGCGCGTGCTCATCTCGGAGACGATGCCCCTCTTCATCCATGGACCGGGGGATGGCGCCTTCGCCTTCAAGCCCCTCCTGGCTTCGGCCCTGGCCCCCGGCCTCGAGCACCAGAGCCTGACGGTGGACATGATGTCCCGGCCCGCATGGAGCGCAGTCCAGGCCCTGCCCTACCTCATGGACTTTCCGCACGAATGCAGCGAGCAGGTCTTCAACCGCTACTACGCCCATGCCCTGGCCCGGCATCTCCTCGACCGCGATCCCAGGATCCGGGAGGTCTTCGAAACCTGGCGGGCGGCTCCTGTCCAGGGCGGGGCCCCGGTCCCGCCCCCCGCATGGGAGGCCATGATCCTGGAGGAGGCACCCTGGACCCGGCAGGCCCTGGATGGATCCGAGGCCCGCCGGCGCATGGGCCAGCAATTCGAGCCCAGGCGCCTGGAGTCGGGGATGGCCAAGGCCTTCCAGACCCTCAAGGACCGGCAGGAGGCCGATGGGCGCTGGCCCTGGTTCCCCGGTGGCGGCCCCAACGGGTTCATCACCCGGTACGTGGTCGCCGGATTCGGGCGCCTCAGACACTTGGGGGCCGCCCCTGACCTCTCCCTGGCGATGGGTGCGCTGGAAGGCCTGGACGCCGCGATGGACCAGAAATACCAGTCCCTGCGCGACCGCGACACCTACGTGCCCTCGGCGGAAGATGCCCTCTATCTCTACGGCCGCAGCTTCTTCCTCGCCGACCGGCCCATCGCCGCCGGACACCAGCAGGCCGTGGGCTTCTTCCTGCAGCGGGCCCGCTCCGCCTGGGCCCGGATTCCCATGCGGCAGACCCTGGCCCACCTGGCCCTGGCCCTGAACCGGTTCGGCGCCTCCGGTTCTGCCCGGGACCCGGTCCCCGCCGCCATCCTCCGCAGCCTCAAGGAACGCAGCGTAGAGACCCCAGGAGGAGGCATGGCCTGGAACGACCCGGAACCCGCCTGGCGCTGGGACGCCGCCCCCCTGGAGTCCCAGGCCCTCATGATCGAGGCCTTCGACGAAGTGGCCCATGACGCCCCTGCGGTGGAAGCGTGCCGGACCTGGCTGCTCCTCCAGAAGCAGGTCCAGGCCTGGGAGACGACAAAGGCCACGGCGGACGCGGTCTACGCCCTCCTCCTGCGCGGGGCGGACCTCCTGGGCGGCGGCGCCCCCGTGGAGGTGGCCCTGGACGGGAAGACCCTGCCCATCCCCGCAGTGGAGGCCGGTACGGGCAGCTGGCAGGTGCGCATTCCGGGCTCCGCCGTCAAACCAGGTCTCGGCCGCGTCAGGGTTCGGAAGCCGGACCCGGGTCCGGCCTGGGGCGGCCTCCACTGGCAGTACCTGCAGGATGTCTCGCAGGTCGGAATCCACCCGGAAGGCCCCTTCCAGGTCCGGAAGGCCCTCTACGTGCGCGTGGCCACGCCGCAAGGCCCGGTCCTGAAGCCTGTGGCCGGCCCCGTGGCCGTGGGGGACGAACTCGTGGTGCGCCTGGAGATCCG